One Cohnella candidum genomic region harbors:
- a CDS encoding iron-containing alcohol dehydrogenase, with product MTASSQTYQFQTAPQIIGGAGALGRLGEALRLDIPVRNALVMSQPSMFKQGFVTQVQSQLEKRGIVCAVIRDVMPEPTADHIRDLCGRFRDSRFDLIVGLGGGSALDVAKLISVLLTNEQDVEEMLGVDKVEKPGIPTVLIPSTAGTGSEVTPNAIVTLPDQELKIGVVSRYLLPRLVILDPLLTRELPHHHTAATGMDAFTHAIESYISNKANPISDTFALESIRLISRNILAAYRDGGDMAARERMLLGSMYGGMALTGSGTAAVHALAYPLGGKFNIPHGVANSMLLPHVMDFNKAEAGERLRDVAEAMGLEGASRNAEGVIRQIEQWTRELAIPQDLRTFGVSGEDVPALAQAAMKVTRLMQNNPRAMTVEDVEAVYRLLLP from the coding sequence ATGACCGCTTCATCGCAAACGTACCAATTTCAGACGGCTCCGCAAATCATCGGGGGAGCCGGGGCGCTGGGCAGGCTTGGAGAAGCCTTGCGGCTGGATATTCCCGTTCGAAACGCTCTTGTTATGTCGCAACCGTCGATGTTTAAACAAGGATTCGTGACCCAGGTGCAGAGCCAACTTGAAAAGCGCGGGATCGTATGCGCGGTGATTCGCGACGTCATGCCGGAGCCGACTGCCGATCATATCCGGGACTTATGCGGACGTTTCAGGGACAGCCGCTTCGATCTGATCGTCGGACTTGGCGGGGGCAGCGCCCTTGACGTGGCCAAGCTGATTTCAGTGCTGCTGACGAACGAGCAGGACGTTGAGGAAATGCTGGGTGTCGACAAGGTGGAGAAACCGGGTATTCCGACCGTCCTCATTCCGTCAACGGCCGGTACGGGATCGGAAGTAACGCCGAATGCGATCGTGACGCTCCCGGACCAGGAGCTGAAGATCGGCGTGGTGAGCCGTTATTTGCTTCCCCGCCTGGTGATCCTCGATCCGCTTCTGACGAGAGAGCTTCCTCATCATCATACGGCGGCTACCGGGATGGACGCCTTTACCCACGCCATCGAATCCTATATTTCCAACAAAGCGAATCCCATTAGCGATACATTCGCGCTCGAGAGTATCCGCCTGATCTCCCGGAATATCCTGGCCGCTTACCGGGACGGGGGCGACATGGCCGCTCGCGAACGCATGCTCCTCGGTTCCATGTACGGCGGAATGGCGCTTACGGGTTCTGGCACCGCTGCCGTGCACGCGTTGGCATATCCGCTGGGCGGCAAATTCAATATTCCCCATGGCGTGGCGAATTCCATGCTATTGCCCCATGTTATGGATTTCAACAAGGCGGAAGCGGGCGAGCGGTTGAGAGACGTGGCAGAGGCCATGGGACTCGAAGGTGCGTCCCGGAACGCCGAGGGGGTCATTCGGCAAATCGAGCAATGGACCCGGGAGCTTGCCATCCCGCAGGATCTGCGGACTTTCGGAGTCAGCGGGGAAGACGTGCCGGCCTTGGCGCAAGCGGCGATGAAGGTCACCCGGTTGATGCAGAACAACCCGCGGGCGATGACGGTAGAGGACGTGGAAGCCGTCTATCGTCTGTTGCTGCCCTGA